One Periophthalmus magnuspinnatus isolate fPerMag1 chromosome 4, fPerMag1.2.pri, whole genome shotgun sequence genomic window, TAAAAACTGTacctgtttgagtaactctttattattcgtctgttacatctccaaagctcaaaacgctctgttccaccttgtgatgtcatcaagttgtagttttcacgttaacggctccttttacatttttgttcagtagaagatcggcaattccaggactgaaatgatccaaatgattgtagaaaTGAACgcgtgtggggtttaaaaacacagcggagcacttcctgtatcgccacatgatgacatcacaaggtggaacagagtgttttctgtctgatagaagcctaaatatgcagcgtttgtgtgttaaacatgtgtgaatgaaacaaaaaacacaaggtccaggtctgtttgtgatgaggaaatgagatcagagtgtttttttgttgacgGTGCAGGTCTGaagaggaggagtctgggggCGCTGGAGTGGGCGCTCATGGTTTTTGTCCTATCTTTGGTGCTGCTGTTCCTGCCTGTGTCCATCTGGTTCTGTGTCAGAGTGAGTCCAGACGCAGTAGAGGATGATTTCGTTGGCAGGATAAACTTTGACTCTCTGTGTTTGATGGACAGGTGGTGCGGGAGCATGAGCGTGCGGTCGTCTTCAGGCTCGGACATCTCCTGAGGGGGAAACCCAGAGGACCAGGTGGGCGTGTCCAGAGACGTGTCACCTTATCATGTGACTTTTAGAGCACAGGAAGTTTGTCAGGATTTTTCAAGGCCAAACTGAAGCTAGATTGATCTGGAATACACCGCACTTACACACAAATACTTTAccaagatgtgagtctggacatCAAATCCAACTGAATCTCCCCAAGTTCAGacgggcatgattgacaggtggattagccaatcagggtctCGCAAGGTCcgtctgtatcagaacaaaatggctgcttacgaggagacaagaaaagggaaaaaatagcaCAGGGGACTAAAAACATGGCGGCTTTTCTGTAGAATCAGTGACCAAAATGTCACTTTGTTCAAAATGGTGAGTGACCAATGatctcctttgtttcacacgtgtcactgaaataaacaaatccgaTTGGACCATCACGTTTGGTTCTGGTTCCAGATGCTACAGAGAGAATTGGTGACTGGTCATTTTCCAGATAGGGGTTCAAATTCACTCAATTCTCCTCAAACTGGCTAatttataaaaatgaatataatgacaagtcccattttattaatacttgCTCATAAGGTGCTAAGCGTTAGAATCAGTGGGTACGATGCTACATGTTCATTTagccactacatttttttattctgaaatcTAAACTGgctgctgtgattggctaaaaCTCCACTGAGagtccctcctcttcctgaaTCATATCGATGAGCCCTTCcagaagaacatgaagaactcagcagcggtggaagaagtacgtCATTTTGTTAGTACAGATActagaaatgaaaaaatactcaagtaaaagtaaaagaatctaatgaaaaaaaacacctaaGTAAAAAggatttaagtacctgtttaaaaatgtacttgaagagtaaaaagtaaaagtatttggggcagattttgagtcttataacgCTTCAAATtaagtgattttgataaagatttgtgctggattttgttcaacagaaacaactgaactgatcatatttttctatttttatttgttttttttgctcaaattatgaacgtgttaaaaataaaccctcagccttttcaccaGGTCTCAGACagtcataaaaaatacttttcggtccagttcaaaatgcagtgaagtagaaagtacagatacctaaaatgtatacttaagaaCAGTACATTtactacttccaccactggaacTCAGAAGTGCTTATTCTGTCATTTTTATAGACCtttacgttttgtccagttgacagatttgacttttggcttttactctggatcagacctggacgactgagcgatcacacagacatcagacctctactttgtacttgtactttacaAACAGTACTCTCTTAACTAAGTACATTTCCTGGCTCCTACCCACTTTGTATATTTGCTCCCAGGTCTCTTGTTCTTTCTGCCGTTCCTGGATGTGTGTCATATCGTGGACATCCGACTGAAGACTCTTAAGATTCCTCTGCACACGGTAAGAAATTTGAACTGacagaaaaacaggaaaaaagacaaaagtacgTGTGTCTTTTAAATCTAGGCTCAAAACTaaactgtcacgataacacattctgaGGCAGATGATCATTTCTatgacccaagaactcactgtgttacaacaaaaatctgcactttAACTACTTTCATTttgcctccatctgtattaagtactgtattttacagattataagtcgctctggagtataaatcgcaccagccaaaaaatgcataataatgaagaaaaaacatatataagtcacatttttgggtacattaattttacaaaatccttgacgaagaacagacattttatctttaaaggaaagttataataataagaataaaatagtgaacaacaggctgaattgagattttttttttttttttttttttttgctggagCACCCCAAGGTTCTGTACTGGGGCCACTTaagttttttgttaaataacCAAAATGCAGTTATCCATGTTGAAGTTTGTGTTAGTGTAGATTCCAATCActttaatttgtaaatatttttgataataaaacaaCCCTGGCTCTTAATTGCacgcagaggtgggtagtacatTAATGCTGGTACTTTAATACACAAGTTCTTCTCTGAGCAGTTTTCAGACACAGTattttttactcctacttgagtaatgtactgtacagtgtaacagtactcttactcgagtaaaagttttggttcctcttcccgcTACGAGTAAGACTAAAATGACTTTATGCtttatgtactgtattttctggagtataagtcgcaccaaccaaaaaaagcataataatgaagaaataaaaaataagaacatatataagtcgcactggactataagtcgcattttttggggaaatttattttacggaattcgagaccaagaacagacattttatctttaaatcaagctctaataataataataaaatgtggaacaacaggctgaatatcagtacatcacatAGGAGTACAtaggattttcttttaggggcatttttgttcagtctttctcagacgTCTTTTAAATTTaccataatgttgaaattttaaatgttcaatggTACAGGAGGAGTACATACTGGTACAGGTCCAGAGTGCCTTCGTGGAGTTCTCAGAGTACTTAAACGTGTcttacatttcacatataagtcggaTCTGAGTATAAGCtccacccccggacaaactgtgaaaaagcacaacttatagtccggaaaataggGTATTGTTGGAAGTGCGTTGcccaagacacaacaacagtaagcCCTGATCTGAGCTGGGAAACGGTAAACctgactagtgttgtcatgctcataaaattttaaaacatgatttcgatactaaggaacagacttgatGCAGATTttgacatgaaatatacaaaataataactttctttatgttacactagctcaagatcatcataaaactgttcaggaaagctcaaattttgtcctttgtgtcatttttttagtatcgatacgtgctcaaatgagtatctagtatcGGTTctggttttagtatcgattagcgtCTGATTTTCCACACTTTTGACACCCCTCACTCTTGACTGTTTCTGTTCTCAGGTGGTGACTAAAGACCTGCTTCAGTGGGAGCTCAGTGCGGTGTGTTACTACCAGGTGGAGAACACGGCCCTGTGCAGCGGCGCCCTCTACAGTCTGGACTCCACTCTGCAGACCGTGGTCCGGGGGGTGATCCGGGACGTGCTGGCCGAGCTGACCCTGAGCCAGGCcctggggcagaggaggaggctggGTCAGAGGGTCCAGATCGCGGCCGATGCTCTGGTGTGTCGCTGGGGGGTCAGACTGGAGAGAGCCGACGTGTGAGTGACGCAAATGTGGGATCGTCGgggcaaaatgacaaaaaacacgTGGAGAATAAGTAATGTTCACGTTacagttttcattttaaagcttAAACAAAGCCTGAAACTAACACTTAAACAAATCTACACCTTTTTCCATCACTGTTATCAAGCGTTAGCCCAAACcatgagcgtgacgtcaccaaagcgttcggctccagtcaaatgaagctaatcgaggctagcagttatagcggctaatttggagccaagttttatatttgtaattccgaccgcgtgtatcatagtaaccaaaaaGCCAACCCGGAGCGAggccgttgaaggtaacgccccttcccgcccataacgctggtttaacagggagcgggcgcttagcaacgctgtcaatcaaacctgttgctaacgctagcgggagcgacctcggggaaagaaggcgcctgatttgtctgtttttaatgttcatatcttgatttacagacacaaaagtgaaataaaaaccccaggatcatgtagagtctGACAGACGCAGTTACActtacagtttttcaatagtaagtgaattggagtcgatggagcaggaagtgcgcacatgctcacttcctgtttgtaacgtggcggctagcaggttagctatgtccatttatagaaACAGTCTATGTTAGtgagtctattttttttaatcttctgCGCCACAGGCAGAATCTTTGGCTTACTTTGCGtttattctttttgtttgtgtcaGAGCGGAGCTGATTTTACCTGCGGAGCTCCAGAGACGACTCGCACCTGAGACCGAGGCCAGACCACGCCCACAGGTAACGCAGACGCAGAACTTTAGCTTCAGGAAACAGACTTACCGTCGTCCTGTCGTCGTGCAGGTCAGAGCCGCGGACACGGACGCCGACCCCTGGGACGGCCTTCGCTCCTCTCTGCGACTCCTCCGCCCGGCCCTGGTCCTCCCCCTGCCCCCCGACCTCATCAACGTGACGTCTGACCTCTCGTCTCTGCCCccgccgcctcctcctcctcctgtcgccatggaaacagagAAGCGGGAGAGCACGCCGCCCGGGACGCAGGATTCTCCGATGATGTGACTCTGTGTGAAATCTATGAGATACTTTTGAACAGTTATTAATATTAGGattgatttgactttttattgtaaatgtaaCGTAAGAATAAAAACGACACACATAAAGAACTAAAATGTGACTTTGTATCAATTTCCAGTGaattacaaaatactttttaaagcttttatatTAAaccaaattgactcttgtgtgtctttgttatcaaaaacagacctggacttgtgttttgtttcattcacacatgtttgattaacactttattattagtctgtatcttctacaaagctcaaaatgctctgttccaccttgtgatgtcatcaagtggtaattttgaacttaacagctccttttaccaaaaaaaccccacaaaaaaaCAGCTACGGAAATAAacgattgattcagttgtttctgttgaagaaaattcaacacaaatctttatgaaAAACACGAcatttgaagtacatttttaaataagtactttaatacttttacaccagtatctgaacttttactttaataacaAAACGTAGAgtaaagtacttcttccaccactgttggACACACTACACGACACTAGGGTTGTGTGAGTATAAGGAGcagaatattaaaaataaaacatgtgtcacATTTATTCAAGAGAAGGTTTTACTTTcaacatagaagtaaacaaagacaCAACCACGAAAActttaaagtataaagtaaacaaagacCACGAATActttaaagtataaagtaaacaaagacCACGGATACTTTAAAGTATAAAGAGCTCAGTGACAGTAGTTCTGCATGTAGAGGTGCAGTTGTGTAGTGTCGTGTGTAGAGGTGCAGTTGTGTAGTGTCGTGTGCAGAGGTGTAGTTGTGTAGTTGTGTAGTGTCGTGTGCAGAGGTGCAGTTGTGTAGTGTCGTGTGCAGAGGTGTAGTTGTGTAGTTGTGTAGTGTCGTGTGCAGAGGTGCAGTTGTGTAGTGTCGTGTGCAGAGGTGTAGTTGTGTAGTGTCGTGTGCAGAGGTGTAGTTGTGTAGTTGTGTAGTGTCGTGTGCAGAGGTGCAGTTGTGTAGTGTCGTGTGCAGAGGTGCAGTTGTGTAGTTGTGTAGTGTCGTGTGCAGAGGTGTAGTTGTGTAGTGTCGTGTGCAGAGGTGCAGTTGTGTAGTGTCGTGTGCAGAGGTGTAGTTGTGTAGTGTCGTGTGCAGAGGTGCAGTTGTGTAGTTGTGTAGTGTCGTGTGCAGAGGTGTAGTTGTGTAGTGTCGTGTGCAGAGGTGTAGTTGTGTAGTTGTGTAGTGTCGTGTGCAGAGGTGTAGTTGTGTAGTGTCGTGTGCAGAGGTGTAGTTGTGTAGTTGTGTAGTGTCGTGTGTAGTTGTGACAGTTGTGTGTCTCAGCGTTTCCTGGTCTTTTTGGAGCTGGTCTGAGGTTTGGACTCGGGTGGAGTTTTCTTCGCTGGAGCAGCTTTGACCTCaggaggtggagaggtggagggcTCCGGCTGCTTTGGATCTgtaacaaaaaacatcaaaacatttcAGCTCAATGTCTTTATCGCCACGGCACCAGGAAAAGTCCCAGAgtgtgtaaaagtatttgttgttgttgtggagaAGTTCAGATTGTTTTAAATAGTTGAAGTTGTGTGACGGTGGAGTTTAGGCGGGGAAAGGGATCTGCTTCCTGCTCGTTGTCATGGAGAAAAGTAAGtagtgccaccaggccaagttataggtcagatctgtggagaggcgagctctTCCACCAGTTACAATTTAAATACGGactccattttgaggacttttgacacATCAGAAGCTGTAGCAGTGAagttttaaactgttacttCTGTGgcgtctgtctcactttgaCCTCAGTCCAAACCCATAGTCCAGTCTCACCTCGTGTCTCTGGACGCTCCAGGCTCCGCCCCTCCACCTGTCGCTCCAGGTCCTGGATCCTCTGCAGTGCGGCCTGCAGAGCCTCCTCAGCCtttagcgccctctgctgtgcgctctggacctgctcctctgaaACGCTGAGGGAAAAGACACACGTACTGCTCGCTCACTCACAGAGCTGGCTCACACGGCTCCAgtggttttcaacattaagGTCGGGTTGATACggcaatttaaacaaaaaaaaggctTTGGTTGAGTCCCATTACcagattttaaatttaaattccaACTTAAATACAAATCTTAATTATAATCTAATGACTTGTGTGGAtgttttcctcttcttcctcttctctcctcctcttctcacaaactgccacttgactgatgtgaaaatattatttatatttaccacAGTAAAAAAACACCAAACGAACGAAATGAAGGAATtatcagaaaaacatgaaacacttaattttttttatacgTTTTCCTACATTAGACAGACGTCATGAATAAGAGACAAAGAGGCAACTGCATCAGAGTGAGTCACACCATTTAaacaccaataataataataacaataataataataataataataataataataataataattaaaaaaaataataataataatacaaaataaaataataataataataaatagaagaagaagaaaaaaagaagtagtagaagaagacgaataagaataataagaagtagaagaagaggggaaataaataagaagaagaagaagaagaaaaagaagatgtagtagaagaagaagaagaagtagaagaagaggaagaaaaaaataataagaacaaGAATAACAAGAAGGAGAACAAAAAGAAGtcgaagaggaaaaaaataaaaagaagaagaagaaaaagatgtAGTAAAAGAAGAcgaataagaataagaagtagaagaagaggaagaaaaaaataataagaacaagaataagaagaacaaaaagaagtcgaagaagaagaagtagaagaagaggaagaaaaataataataacaacaagaataagaataaagaataagaagaaaaagaagtcgtagaagaagacgaagaagacaaataagaagtagaagaagaggaaaaaaatagtaagaagaagaagaagaataagacGAATAAGAAGATGTAGTAGAAGAAGACgaataagaagaataagaagtagaagaggaaaaaaataataataacaacaacaagaataagaataaagaaaaagaagtcgtagaagaagaggaagaagaagaagaagaaaaagaataataacaataagaagaataagaagaaggagaaggagaagaagaagagtacCTACATGAGTTCCTGTTGTAATAATTCCACTGTGTTCAGATCAGTAAAAGCTCGTTGTGCTTCTTCAGTGACCGGAGCCACCACCAGCTCCTCgctctgaaacacaaaaacagttttaaaatatgtttaatatataATAAACGATTATCTCAAAGTCAAATTATGAGCCAAATCATTTGTCAGACCACAGTCAGCTGAACTCGTCTCTCTCCCAGTTTATTCTGGACGACGCTGCGGTCGCTGGAGATCAGCTCCACCATGGGACTGTTGTGGACGGAtggctccctctgctggacaaTAACAAGCACTGCTGTTAAGTCTGACTGTTTTGAGATCTACAAACATTTCCTGTGATCTGCTGGAGTGAAATAGGTTGAGTAGTTCACAGTTTGGGAtaaaagctgcttatataacCCTGAACAGTTTATAGAGAAGTTACCTCAAGTTCTTGTTCAGCTGTTTCTTCTTTAatctgaaaaatacaaacatatcaAGTGTTCTAGTGCGTACAGGTCTATCATATCAATTAAacgaaaaaaaatattataaaaactacttttttatgCCACTCGTACAATAACAAGGATAATTCACATTGGCATTACCACCAGtgtctaaatatatttttcttctccTGATGCCAAGGTCTAAACGGTAAATAGTAACAGTATTTCACCAACCTCTGTGTGTTcatctgttttttcatgtttttcttgcacttcctgattgccctaataaaaaaaaaagcattacgTTTAAAGGTTAACGGTCTTAAAACATGATAAACACGataaactaattcattttaaacagtctacactggtccaaagttattcctcaggagagaccagagcggagtttgtcgtcacagtaatgctaacaagaactagcatgctaacagtgcgcCAAAtgacttcctggtttgtggacaATAAAACAAGTTTCTAATTCGATTTTTCTCATCAAACTTTAACCCTAAGGCCTGCttttaaatatctgtactggggcaaggcaaatttgactttatgacatgaaaaaacaggtacagttcctttaataaaATGATATTATCAGTAGAATAATTGAACAGGTGACACTTGTTACCGGTGAATCCACGTCTTCCCTCGTAGCTGCTCCATCGTTCAAGGATGTGAGCGTCTCTAAAGGAGGCATTTTTAAACCAACCAGGAGGATTTTAGAAGTGTCCACCCAGTCTGTGCATTCATTCtataaacagataaataaacacaaaacattacattaaatacatttatacacagaatatataaCTGCCATGTGTTTCCCCCGGGATGTGGAAACACTGCGTCACTTTACCTCGAGTTTTCCACACTCCATCACCTCCTTCTCAGCCGCTTCTTGCCGAGTTCGGCTGTTCAGACTCTGCTCCTCGTAAATCAGCTGACAAGTCCTGCCAgagaaaaatacacaatagaaaactttaaatgtgttgtgacTTCATGTTGACAAGTTGAAAGTCGTCGTGGTTAATTTAATGGATTTATTCattgtttaaacattttt contains:
- the nphs2 gene encoding podocin; protein product: MDSTTSGPKPRKERSHRAQNSTSKSARVQKRREGARGREEEEKREEKEEVKRATVVDMDSVRREEEQENAGDLEITTGQDDGLKRRSLGALEWALMVFVLSLVLLFLPVSIWFCVRVVREHERAVVFRLGHLLRGKPRGPGLLFFLPFLDVCHIVDIRLKTLKIPLHTVVTKDLLQWELSAVCYYQVENTALCSGALYSLDSTLQTVVRGVIRDVLAELTLSQALGQRRRLGQRVQIAADALVCRWGVRLERADVAELILPAELQRRLAPETEARPRPQVRAADTDADPWDGLRSSLRLLRPALVLPLPPDLINVTSDLSSLPPPPPPPPVAMETEKRESTPPGTQDSPMM